GGACCGGTGAGCGAATCGCCGGTCGTTGAGCGTCCGGTCATGTTTCAGGCCTGGCGGGATCTGACCTTCCTGCACTGGCGCTACCCCGCGCCGGCCGTGCAGGCGTTGCTGCCGGCCGGGCTCACCGTCGAGACGCATGACGGCGACGCCTGGGTCGGGCTCATTCCGTTTGTGATGGCGGGGGTCCGCGCGCCCTACGTGCCCGCGCTGCCCTGGCTGTCGCGCTTCCCCGAGACCAACGTCCGCACCTACGTACGCGGGCCCGACGGGCGTTCCGGGATCTGGTTCTTCTCGCTCGATGCCGACCGCCTGGCGCCCGTGGTCGTGGCGCGCACGACCTACATGCTTCCCTACCACTGGTCGCGCATGTCGGTGGGCATCGACGGCCCGGTGCACAGCTATCGCAGCCACCGGCATGCCGACCGTGACCAACGCTGCGACGCCACCGTCGAGGTCGGGCAGCCGATCGACGAGCCCGCCGCGCTAGACCTGTTCCTCACCGCGCGGTTTCGCCTCTACAGCGTTCGGCGCGGCACGTTGGTGGCCGCCGACGCCCAGCATGGTCCCTGGCCACTGCGGCACGGCACGCTGAAGAGCCTCGATCAGAGCCTGGTCGAAGCGGCCGGGCTGCCCACGCCGGTCGGTGAGCCGCTCGTGCACACCTCCGCCGGCGTGCTGGTGCGGGTCAGCGGCTGGCGGCAGGTCACGGACGGTTCGTGATCTGCTGCACCGTCCACGAGTTGCCGTCGGGGTCGTCGAAGAAGACGAAGCCGTTGTTGTTGAGGTCGTCGCCCTCCTCGCGCGGACGCGGACCGTTCGCGCCGTACACGGTGATCTCGCCGACCTCGACCCCGCGGGCGACCAGCTCGGCGCGGGCCGCCTCCAGGTCGTTGACGACCAGCTGCACGCCCTTGAGCGAGCCGGGAGCCATCCCGTTCTGCACGCCGAGCACGACCGAGCAACCCGAGCCCGGCGGGGTGAGTTGCACGATCCGGAAGCCGGCGCCGGCCGTGTCGTG
This genomic interval from Asanoa ferruginea contains the following:
- a CDS encoding YqjF family protein, with amino-acid sequence MSESPVVERPVMFQAWRDLTFLHWRYPAPAVQALLPAGLTVETHDGDAWVGLIPFVMAGVRAPYVPALPWLSRFPETNVRTYVRGPDGRSGIWFFSLDADRLAPVVVARTTYMLPYHWSRMSVGIDGPVHSYRSHRHADRDQRCDATVEVGQPIDEPAALDLFLTARFRLYSVRRGTLVAADAQHGPWPLRHGTLKSLDQSLVEAAGLPTPVGEPLVHTSAGVLVRVSGWRQVTDGS
- a CDS encoding VOC family protein yields the protein MNWTLEVVTVPVSDVDRAKQFYAEQLGFAVDHDTAGAGFRIVQLTPPGSGCSVVLGVQNGMAPGSLKGVQLVVNDLEAARAELVARGVEVGEITVYGANGPRPREEGDDLNNNGFVFFDDPDGNSWTVQQITNRP